The following proteins come from a genomic window of Pelmatolapia mariae isolate MD_Pm_ZW linkage group LG17, Pm_UMD_F_2, whole genome shotgun sequence:
- the dmtf1 gene encoding cyclin-D-binding Myb-like transcription factor 1 isoform X2 has translation MSSAAEDDDAGALETVKSVTLTQDSDGSIILHCPPSDEDSEPLQKKLRLSTDEQENSDTPQFSVVTLPVSDTQAETFEVTMTPTADELSEDSVTQIQILQEDEDSLSANQKTEVSPVSQAWFTTKEDKDTLANKGHKWKQGMWSKEEIDILMRNIDQYVKGRGIEDPAEIIFEMSKEERKDFYRSVALGLNRPLFAVYRRVLRMYDNRNHVGKYTPDEIEKLKALREKHGNDWATIGAALGRSASSVKDRCRLMKDTCNTGKWSEDEERRLAEVVYEMAGVSPGSAVTGGVSWATVADRVRTRSEKQCRSKWLNYLNWKHSGGTEWTKEDDLNLVRRISELDVDDENEIKWEDLAGGWSSVRSPQWLRSKWWSIKRQVANHKDIPFSVLLKGLQELMASSQSASVPGSPSSSSSLQIRLTRLDENSGGASPAPSSVAALQIPLQIPLQITHLASDSAAAASDSETITLNAGALQTFEILPSFHLQPTGTPGTYYLQTTPNQGLPLSLANNSTVTLTTSSSPSSHEHIILHSLSADSLCSSDGVIIQTVTSDPASSSSEALSQQQLVVETETRGQDDRLDAASLLEGSESIVTESQEPMTNGFSDTDKGLRSPPVEAPMVHSGITSGSAVLIVSPPNISSTLTDPILENQEVSD, from the exons ATGAGTTCAGCAGCAGAGGACGACGACGCCGGTGCTTTAGAAACCGTCAAATCTGTCACACTCACTCAGGACAGTGATGGAAGCATCATACTGCACTGTCCTCCCTCTG acgaGGACTCGGAGCCACTCCAGAAGAAGCTGCGACTCTCCACAGACGAGCAGGAAAACTCGGACACGCCTCAGTTCTCCGTCGTCACGTTGCCAG TGTCGGACACTCAGGCTGAGACCTTTGAGGTGACGATGACGCCCACGGCGGACGAGCTCTCTGAGGACAGCGTCACTCAGATTCAG ATCCTACAGGAAGATGAAGACTCcctctcagccaatcagaagacgGAGGTGTCGCCCGTCAGTCAGGCCTGGTTCACGACTAAAGAAGACAAAGACACGCTGGCTAATAAAG GTCATAAGTGGAAACAGGGCATGTGGTCTAAAGAGGAGATCGACATCCTCATGAGGAACATCGACCAGTACGTGAAG GGCCGCGGCATCGAGGACCCGGCAGAGATCATCTTTGAGATGTCCAAAGAGGAGAGGAAGGACTTCTACCGCTCCGTGGCGTTGGGGTTGAACAGGCCGCTGTTCGCCGTCTACAGACGAGTCCTCCGGATGTACGACAACCGCAACCATGTCGGCAA GTACACTCCTGATGAGATCGAGAAGCTGAAGGC GTTGAGGGAGAAACACGGGAACGACTGGGCGACTATCGGTGCTGCACTAGGTCGCAGCGCATCCTCTGTGAAAGATCGCTGCCGGCTAATGAAGGACACGTGCAACACAG GTAAATGGAGCGAGGACGAGGAGCGACGGCTTGCCGAGGTCGTATACGAGATGGCAGGGGTGTCGCCGGGGTCGGCGGTCACAGGAGGCGTGTCATGGGCGACGGTGGCTGATCGAGTCCGCACACGCTCAGAAAAGCAGTGTCGGTCTAAATGGCTGAACTACCTGAACTGGAAGCACAGTGGAGGAACTGAGTGGACGAAGGAAGATGACTTGAATCTTGTACGCAG GATATCAGAGCTTGACGTGGATGATGAGAATGAAATTAAGTGGGAGGATCTCGCCGGCGGATGGAGCAGCGTCCGATCGCCCCAGTGGCTCCGATCCAAGTGGTGGAGCATCAAGAGACAAGTGGCCAATCACAAGGACATCCCCTTCAGTG TCCTCCTGAAGGGCCTCCAGGAGCTCATGGCCTCCTCGCAGTCGGCATCTGTTCCGGGcagcccctcctcctcctcctcccttcaGATCCGACTCACCCGATTAGACGAGAACAGCGGGGGAGCCAGCCCCGCCCCTAGCTCTGTGGCCGCACTGCAGATTCCCTTACAGATCCCGCTGCAGATCACACACCTGG cGTCAGATTCAGCGGCAGCAGCCAGCGACAGTGAGACCATCACACTGAATGCTGGAGCGCTGCAGACCTTTGAGATCCTGCCG TCGTTCCACCTGCAACCCACCGGCACCCCGGGAACCTACTACCTCCAGACGACACCCAATCAGGGCCTTCCGTTGAGCTTAGCCAATAACAGCACTGTTACCCTGACGACGAGCTCCTCGCCCTCGTCTCATGAACACATTATCCTCCACAGTCTGTCG GCCGACAGTCTCTGCTCCAGCGATGGCGTCATCATCCAGACTGTCACCTCTgaccccgcctcctcctcctctgaagccctcagccagcagcagctggtgGTGGAGACGGAGACCCGGGGCCAGGACGATCGTCTCGACGCCGCAAGTCTGTTGGAGGGGTCGGAGAGTATCGTCACGGAATCTCAGGAGCCAATGACGAATGGCTTCAGTGACACAGACAAA ggccTGCGTTCCCCCCCGGTGGAGGCTCCAATGGTGCATTCTGGGATAACGTCTGGGAGCGCCGTGCTGATCGTGTCTCCTCCCAACATCAGCAGCACACTAACGG ATCCCATCTTGGAAAACCAGGAAGTCTCTGACTGA
- the dmtf1 gene encoding cyclin-D-binding Myb-like transcription factor 1 isoform X1: protein MSSAAEDDDAGALETVKSVTLTQDSDGSIILHCPPSDEDSEPLQKKLRLSTDEQENSDTPQFSVVTLPGQTSSGPFPVHDYMSDTQAETFEVTMTPTADELSEDSVTQIQILQEDEDSLSANQKTEVSPVSQAWFTTKEDKDTLANKGHKWKQGMWSKEEIDILMRNIDQYVKGRGIEDPAEIIFEMSKEERKDFYRSVALGLNRPLFAVYRRVLRMYDNRNHVGKYTPDEIEKLKALREKHGNDWATIGAALGRSASSVKDRCRLMKDTCNTGKWSEDEERRLAEVVYEMAGVSPGSAVTGGVSWATVADRVRTRSEKQCRSKWLNYLNWKHSGGTEWTKEDDLNLVRRISELDVDDENEIKWEDLAGGWSSVRSPQWLRSKWWSIKRQVANHKDIPFSVLLKGLQELMASSQSASVPGSPSSSSSLQIRLTRLDENSGGASPAPSSVAALQIPLQIPLQITHLASDSAAAASDSETITLNAGALQTFEILPSFHLQPTGTPGTYYLQTTPNQGLPLSLANNSTVTLTTSSSPSSHEHIILHSLSADSLCSSDGVIIQTVTSDPASSSSEALSQQQLVVETETRGQDDRLDAASLLEGSESIVTESQEPMTNGFSDTDKGLRSPPVEAPMVHSGITSGSAVLIVSPPNISSTLTDPILENQEVSD, encoded by the exons ATGAGTTCAGCAGCAGAGGACGACGACGCCGGTGCTTTAGAAACCGTCAAATCTGTCACACTCACTCAGGACAGTGATGGAAGCATCATACTGCACTGTCCTCCCTCTG acgaGGACTCGGAGCCACTCCAGAAGAAGCTGCGACTCTCCACAGACGAGCAGGAAAACTCGGACACGCCTCAGTTCTCCGTCGTCACGTTGCCAGGTCAGACGAGCTCTGGACCGTTCCCCGTTCATGACTACA TGTCGGACACTCAGGCTGAGACCTTTGAGGTGACGATGACGCCCACGGCGGACGAGCTCTCTGAGGACAGCGTCACTCAGATTCAG ATCCTACAGGAAGATGAAGACTCcctctcagccaatcagaagacgGAGGTGTCGCCCGTCAGTCAGGCCTGGTTCACGACTAAAGAAGACAAAGACACGCTGGCTAATAAAG GTCATAAGTGGAAACAGGGCATGTGGTCTAAAGAGGAGATCGACATCCTCATGAGGAACATCGACCAGTACGTGAAG GGCCGCGGCATCGAGGACCCGGCAGAGATCATCTTTGAGATGTCCAAAGAGGAGAGGAAGGACTTCTACCGCTCCGTGGCGTTGGGGTTGAACAGGCCGCTGTTCGCCGTCTACAGACGAGTCCTCCGGATGTACGACAACCGCAACCATGTCGGCAA GTACACTCCTGATGAGATCGAGAAGCTGAAGGC GTTGAGGGAGAAACACGGGAACGACTGGGCGACTATCGGTGCTGCACTAGGTCGCAGCGCATCCTCTGTGAAAGATCGCTGCCGGCTAATGAAGGACACGTGCAACACAG GTAAATGGAGCGAGGACGAGGAGCGACGGCTTGCCGAGGTCGTATACGAGATGGCAGGGGTGTCGCCGGGGTCGGCGGTCACAGGAGGCGTGTCATGGGCGACGGTGGCTGATCGAGTCCGCACACGCTCAGAAAAGCAGTGTCGGTCTAAATGGCTGAACTACCTGAACTGGAAGCACAGTGGAGGAACTGAGTGGACGAAGGAAGATGACTTGAATCTTGTACGCAG GATATCAGAGCTTGACGTGGATGATGAGAATGAAATTAAGTGGGAGGATCTCGCCGGCGGATGGAGCAGCGTCCGATCGCCCCAGTGGCTCCGATCCAAGTGGTGGAGCATCAAGAGACAAGTGGCCAATCACAAGGACATCCCCTTCAGTG TCCTCCTGAAGGGCCTCCAGGAGCTCATGGCCTCCTCGCAGTCGGCATCTGTTCCGGGcagcccctcctcctcctcctcccttcaGATCCGACTCACCCGATTAGACGAGAACAGCGGGGGAGCCAGCCCCGCCCCTAGCTCTGTGGCCGCACTGCAGATTCCCTTACAGATCCCGCTGCAGATCACACACCTGG cGTCAGATTCAGCGGCAGCAGCCAGCGACAGTGAGACCATCACACTGAATGCTGGAGCGCTGCAGACCTTTGAGATCCTGCCG TCGTTCCACCTGCAACCCACCGGCACCCCGGGAACCTACTACCTCCAGACGACACCCAATCAGGGCCTTCCGTTGAGCTTAGCCAATAACAGCACTGTTACCCTGACGACGAGCTCCTCGCCCTCGTCTCATGAACACATTATCCTCCACAGTCTGTCG GCCGACAGTCTCTGCTCCAGCGATGGCGTCATCATCCAGACTGTCACCTCTgaccccgcctcctcctcctctgaagccctcagccagcagcagctggtgGTGGAGACGGAGACCCGGGGCCAGGACGATCGTCTCGACGCCGCAAGTCTGTTGGAGGGGTCGGAGAGTATCGTCACGGAATCTCAGGAGCCAATGACGAATGGCTTCAGTGACACAGACAAA ggccTGCGTTCCCCCCCGGTGGAGGCTCCAATGGTGCATTCTGGGATAACGTCTGGGAGCGCCGTGCTGATCGTGTCTCCTCCCAACATCAGCAGCACACTAACGG ATCCCATCTTGGAAAACCAGGAAGTCTCTGACTGA